The following proteins are co-located in the Patescibacteria group bacterium genome:
- the fusA gene encoding elongation factor G, producing MNRDYPLERVRNIGIIAHIDAGKTTTTERVLFYTGKKHKIGEVHEGEATMDWMEQEQERGITITAAATTCFWKDHRINIIDTPGHVDFTVEVERSLRVLDGGVTVFDGVAGVEPQSETVWHQADKYGVPRVCYINKLDRTGADFYKDLASIHARLSTNAHPIQLPIGVESDFVGLIDLFTRKAYIYKDDLGKEIDEIEVPEEYKEKVEKFRAQLVEACVEHDETLMERFFAGEEISVPELKAALRKGVIAMKVFPVICGSSLKNKGVQQMLDAVVDFLPSPLDRPAISGFNPDNPEELIECPAKDDAPFAALAFKIAADPFVGKLAFFRVYSGSVKSGSYILNSSTGEKERLSRIVRLHANSREEVDQVYAGEIAAAVGLKGTATGQTLCDPDHPIVLESITFAAPVISQAVEPKTKGDQERMGMALGKLMEEDPTFHVNTDPDSNQTIIAGMGELHLEIMVDRMKREYSVEVNVGKPQVSYRETIRASAEGEGRYIKQSGGRGQYGHAWLRVEPFIDPEGENFVFEDEVKGGAIPREFITPIGKGAREACDRGVLAGFPLINIKATVFDGSYHDVDSNEAAFKMAGSMAFQAAIKNAKPVLLEPIMKIEVVTPEDFMGTVVGDLNSKRGQIQEMGDRGNMKTVRALVPLAEMFGYATNLRSLTQGRASSSMEFGEYQETPRNVTEAIIKERTGKLSERV from the coding sequence ATGAACCGTGATTATCCGTTAGAGCGAGTTCGCAACATCGGAATCATTGCGCACATTGACGCTGGTAAGACCACTACCACAGAGCGCGTGCTTTTCTACACCGGTAAGAAGCACAAGATTGGCGAAGTGCATGAGGGCGAAGCCACCATGGACTGGATGGAGCAGGAACAGGAGCGCGGTATCACTATTACGGCTGCGGCTACTACCTGTTTCTGGAAGGATCACCGCATTAACATTATTGACACCCCAGGACACGTGGACTTCACCGTTGAAGTTGAGCGTTCTTTGCGCGTGCTTGATGGCGGCGTGACCGTTTTTGACGGTGTGGCTGGCGTTGAACCGCAGTCAGAAACCGTGTGGCACCAGGCTGATAAATACGGCGTGCCACGCGTTTGTTATATCAACAAATTGGACCGCACGGGCGCAGACTTCTATAAGGACTTGGCGAGCATTCACGCCCGCCTCTCTACAAACGCACATCCTATTCAGTTGCCGATTGGCGTTGAATCTGATTTCGTGGGTTTGATCGACCTTTTCACCCGCAAGGCCTACATCTATAAGGATGACCTCGGAAAAGAAATTGACGAGATTGAAGTGCCGGAGGAATACAAAGAGAAGGTTGAGAAGTTCCGCGCACAGCTTGTAGAGGCTTGTGTTGAGCATGATGAAACACTCATGGAGCGTTTCTTTGCTGGCGAAGAAATTTCTGTCCCAGAACTGAAGGCCGCGCTTCGCAAGGGCGTTATTGCCATGAAAGTATTTCCGGTTATTTGTGGTTCATCCTTGAAGAACAAGGGCGTTCAGCAGATGCTTGATGCGGTTGTCGATTTCCTACCGTCTCCGCTTGATCGTCCGGCCATTTCTGGTTTTAATCCGGACAATCCAGAGGAGTTGATTGAATGTCCAGCTAAGGATGACGCACCATTTGCGGCGCTCGCCTTTAAGATTGCCGCTGATCCATTTGTGGGCAAGCTTGCTTTCTTCCGCGTGTACTCTGGCTCTGTGAAGTCTGGTTCATACATCTTGAACTCTTCTACCGGTGAGAAGGAGCGCTTGTCCCGCATTGTCCGCTTGCACGCTAACTCGCGTGAAGAAGTGGACCAGGTGTATGCCGGTGAAATTGCCGCTGCCGTAGGTTTGAAAGGCACCGCTACCGGTCAGACGCTCTGTGATCCGGATCACCCAATTGTTCTCGAGTCCATCACCTTTGCTGCTCCGGTTATTTCCCAGGCTGTTGAACCAAAGACGAAGGGCGATCAGGAACGCATGGGCATGGCACTTGGAAAACTCATGGAAGAAGATCCTACTTTCCATGTGAACACTGATCCCGATTCCAATCAGACGATTATTGCAGGCATGGGCGAGCTTCACCTTGAAATCATGGTGGATCGCATGAAGCGTGAATACTCGGTCGAAGTGAACGTCGGCAAGCCACAGGTAAGCTACCGTGAAACCATTCGCGCTTCAGCTGAAGGTGAAGGACGCTACATTAAGCAGTCTGGTGGTCGCGGTCAGTATGGTCACGCATGGTTGCGTGTAGAACCGTTCATTGATCCTGAAGGCGAGAACTTCGTCTTTGAGGACGAGGTGAAGGGCGGTGCAATTCCGCGCGAGTTCATTACCCCAATTGGTAAGGGCGCGCGTGAAGCGTGTGATCGCGGTGTGTTGGCAGGCTTCCCACTCATTAACATCAAGGCCACTGTTTTTGACGGTTCGTACCATGATGTTGACTCTAATGAAGCCGCCTTTAAGATGGCCGGCTCCATGGCTTTCCAGGCAGCTATTAAGAACGCTAAGCCAGTCTTGCTCGAGCCAATCATGAAAATCGAGGTGGTAACACCAGAAGACTTCATGGGTACAGTGGTTGGAGACTTGAACAGCAAGCGCGGACAGATTCAGGAGATGGGCGATCGCGGAAACATGAAGACCGTCCGCGCTCTTGTGCCTCTCGCTGAAATGTTCGGCTACGCTACAAACCTCCGTTCGTTGACCCAGGGTCGCGCCTCCTCCTCCATGGAGTTTGGCGAGTACCAGGAAACCCCACGCAACGTGACGGAAGCCATTATCAAAGAAAGAACGGGCAAGCTATCAGAAAGAGTGTAG
- the rplC gene encoding 50S ribosomal protein L3: protein MKYIIGTKLEMTQAFRPDGSAVAVTLISAEPCTVARLGKDDSGHSVAIIGVGKTKHPAKAQAKEAFAHMQSLRLKDGQTLEVGAVLSVNDFTVGDKITVIGTSKGKGFQGVVKRHGFHGHPTTHGHKDQVRKSGSIGAGGVQRVFKGMRMAGRMGGDRVTVQNLEVITIDTEKNILGVMGAVPGARGGSITIHETDGNVWHK, encoded by the coding sequence ATGAAATATATCATTGGTACAAAACTCGAGATGACCCAGGCTTTCCGTCCGGACGGATCGGCTGTGGCGGTGACTCTTATTTCTGCTGAGCCATGTACGGTGGCTCGTCTTGGAAAGGATGATTCAGGCCACTCCGTCGCCATCATTGGCGTCGGTAAGACCAAGCATCCGGCTAAGGCTCAAGCTAAGGAAGCGTTTGCACACATGCAGTCGCTTCGTCTCAAAGACGGCCAGACACTAGAAGTCGGTGCAGTCTTGTCCGTGAATGACTTTACCGTGGGCGACAAGATCACGGTCATTGGCACGAGTAAGGGCAAGGGCTTCCAAGGTGTGGTTAAGCGCCATGGATTCCATGGTCACCCAACCACCCACGGTCACAAAGACCAGGTCCGTAAGTCTGGTTCCATCGGTGCGGGTGGCGTGCAGCGCGTGTTCAAGGGCATGCGCATGGCCGGCCGAATGGGTGGAGATCGGGTTACGGTGCAAAATCTTGAGGTCATCACCATTGATACAGAAAAGAACATTTTGGGTGTGATGGGCGCAGTTCCGGGCGCGCGCGGAGGTTCGATCACCATTCATGAAACTGACGGAAATGTATGGCACAAGTAA
- the rpsJ gene encoding 30S ribosomal protein S10 yields MADKEKKTEGEKEQRIRIKIRAYDHKVIDAATVTIIKTAERSGANVLGPVPLPTERRRYTVNRSTFIDKQSRDQYEMRIHKRLIDIMNPTERTIDALMSLNLPAGVDIEIKM; encoded by the coding sequence ATGGCCGATAAAGAAAAGAAAACTGAAGGTGAGAAGGAGCAGCGGATTCGTATTAAGATCCGCGCCTATGACCACAAGGTCATTGATGCTGCCACGGTGACTATTATCAAGACAGCGGAAAGAAGCGGGGCTAACGTGCTTGGTCCGGTGCCTCTGCCTACAGAACGCCGCCGCTACACGGTGAACCGTTCCACCTTCATTGATAAGCAGTCGCGTGATCAATATGAGATGCGTATCCATAAGCGTCTCATTGACATCATGAATCCTACGGAACGGACCATTGACGCTCTTATGAGCTTGAACCTTCCAGCCGGTGTCGACATCGAAATTAAAATGTAA
- the rplD gene encoding 50S ribosomal protein L4 codes for MAQVKCYTWDGKDAGTVSVSDKLFAVTPKLSVIHDVIVAQDANSRVIHSHAKDRSEVRGGGRKPWKQKGTGRARHGSSRSPIWIGGGVTHGPQSDQNFSLKINKKTKRLAMAMLLTDKMNDGAFVALENYALPEGKTKFANQMRKALPGAGKSALVLLTVGDDVMLRAAKNLPKTKTMYAHSLNARDLAKYAFVLASKTAIETLEHTFAL; via the coding sequence ATGGCACAAGTAAAATGCTACACCTGGGATGGTAAAGATGCAGGCACGGTCTCCGTGTCTGACAAGCTTTTTGCTGTGACACCAAAGCTGTCTGTTATTCATGATGTCATCGTGGCACAGGATGCTAACAGCCGGGTCATTCATTCTCACGCTAAGGATCGCTCTGAGGTTCGCGGCGGTGGACGAAAGCCATGGAAGCAGAAGGGTACTGGTCGTGCTCGCCACGGTTCTTCACGCTCACCAATTTGGATTGGTGGAGGTGTGACCCATGGTCCGCAGAGTGACCAGAACTTCTCTTTGAAGATCAACAAGAAAACCAAGCGCTTGGCGATGGCTATGTTGTTGACGGATAAGATGAACGACGGTGCCTTTGTAGCTTTGGAAAACTATGCACTTCCAGAAGGGAAGACAAAGTTCGCAAACCAGATGCGCAAGGCGCTTCCGGGGGCAGGTAAATCCGCTCTCGTACTCTTGACTGTTGGCGACGACGTTATGCTCCGCGCAGCCAAGAACTTGCCTAAGACAAAGACTATGTACGCCCACAGCTTGAACGCTCGTGATTTGGCTAAGTATGCTTTCGTCTTGGCTT
- the tuf gene encoding elongation factor Tu, producing the protein MAEQFVREKPHVNVGTIGHVDHGKTTTTAALTAVSAARGLGKTKSYADIAKGGTVRDASKIVTIATSHVEYSSAKRHYAHVDCPGHADYVKNMITGAAQMDAAILVVSAADGPMPQTREHILLARQVGVPYIIVFLNKVDLVDDPELLDLVEQEVRDLLTKYQYPGDTTPIIRGSASKALENPADDTAAKPILDIIKALDEYVPDPVRDTEKPFLMSVEDVFSIEGRGTVVTGRIDRGVVKVNDEVEIVGLKDTQKTVVTGIEMFNKSLDSGMAGDNAGVLLRGVKKTDVERGQVLAKPGSVTPHTKFEAEIYALTKEEGGRHKPFFKGYKPQFYIRTTDVTGEIELPAGTEMVMPGDTVNCVVTLMSTVALEDKMRFAIREGGRTVGAGVVVKIIE; encoded by the coding sequence ATGGCAGAGCAATTTGTGCGTGAAAAGCCACACGTTAACGTTGGCACTATTGGTCACGTTGACCACGGCAAGACCACTACGACCGCTGCTTTGACTGCTGTTTCAGCAGCCCGCGGCCTCGGTAAGACTAAGTCTTACGCTGATATCGCCAAGGGCGGTACGGTTCGTGATGCGTCCAAAATCGTGACTATCGCTACCAGCCACGTTGAGTATTCCTCAGCCAAGCGCCACTACGCGCACGTTGACTGTCCAGGACACGCTGATTATGTGAAGAACATGATCACGGGTGCTGCTCAGATGGACGCCGCAATTTTGGTGGTTTCCGCCGCTGACGGTCCAATGCCTCAGACTCGCGAGCACATTCTTCTCGCTCGCCAGGTTGGTGTTCCGTACATCATCGTCTTCTTGAACAAAGTTGACCTTGTTGATGATCCAGAACTCCTTGACCTCGTTGAACAGGAAGTTCGTGACCTTTTGACCAAGTACCAGTACCCGGGTGACACCACGCCAATTATCCGCGGTTCCGCCTCTAAGGCGCTTGAGAACCCAGCTGATGATACGGCTGCTAAGCCAATCCTTGATATTATCAAGGCCTTGGATGAATACGTTCCAGATCCAGTTCGTGATACCGAGAAGCCATTCTTAATGTCAGTGGAAGACGTGTTCTCCATTGAAGGACGCGGTACGGTGGTCACCGGTCGTATCGATCGCGGTGTAGTTAAGGTAAACGACGAAGTTGAAATCGTTGGTCTTAAGGATACCCAGAAGACGGTAGTCACTGGCATCGAAATGTTCAACAAGTCCCTTGATTCCGGTATGGCCGGAGATAACGCCGGTGTTCTGTTGCGCGGCGTGAAGAAGACGGACGTTGAGCGCGGTCAGGTACTGGCCAAGCCAGGTTCCGTGACCCCTCACACTAAGTTTGAAGCTGAAATCTACGCTTTGACTAAGGAAGAGGGTGGTCGCCACAAGCCGTTCTTTAAGGGCTACAAGCCACAGTTCTACATCCGCACTACGGATGTAACCGGTGAAATTGAGCTCCCAGCAGGAACCGAGATGGTTATGCCAGGAGACACGGTTAACTGTGTCGTAACCCTCATGAGCACGGTTGCTCTTGAAGACAAGATGCGTTTCGCTATCCGCGAGGGTGGCCGCACGGTTGGTGCTGGTGTGGTTGTAAAAATTATTGAATAA